A single region of the Saprospiraceae bacterium genome encodes:
- a CDS encoding NmrA/HSCARG family protein produces the protein MEKKTIAVVGATGLQGKGVVNALIKEGSFKVRAITRNPDKYEGQAHEVVSGDLTDLDSLTAAFKGAHGVFVVTNFWEGADEVAQGKTAIQAAKNANADHFIWSTLPNVEEISQGEFEVPHFTGKAKVDELVKNAGFAHYTFVQPPFYFQNFFGQLSAQAQQDGSLGWTLPIDPTKRVIHMADINDLGKVVAGAFLNPEKVGKGSYLSLATETNSFNDVLVAFKANGKKYSFNHVPGEVFSNFFEGAGELSKMFAYFEAHTYMGPNTEQQIELAKEIATEKFTSLNDWIKQNTN, from the coding sequence ATGGAAAAGAAAACAATTGCTGTGGTTGGTGCGACCGGTTTACAAGGCAAGGGGGTGGTAAATGCCTTAATAAAAGAAGGTTCTTTTAAAGTAAGAGCCATTACCCGAAACCCTGATAAATATGAAGGCCAGGCTCATGAGGTAGTATCAGGTGATTTAACAGACCTTGACTCTCTAACTGCTGCTTTCAAAGGTGCTCACGGTGTTTTTGTCGTAACCAATTTTTGGGAAGGTGCTGATGAAGTTGCCCAGGGAAAAACAGCCATTCAGGCTGCAAAAAATGCTAATGCAGATCATTTCATTTGGTCAACGTTGCCCAATGTTGAAGAAATAAGCCAGGGGGAATTTGAGGTCCCTCATTTTACAGGTAAAGCAAAAGTTGACGAATTAGTAAAAAATGCCGGATTTGCGCATTATACATTCGTTCAGCCTCCATTTTATTTTCAGAATTTTTTTGGGCAATTATCTGCCCAGGCTCAACAAGATGGCTCCCTAGGTTGGACGCTCCCAATTGATCCGACAAAAAGAGTAATCCATATGGCAGATATTAATGACTTGGGGAAAGTGGTTGCCGGTGCATTCCTAAATCCAGAAAAAGTAGGTAAAGGAAGTTATCTCTCCCTGGCCACCGAGACGAATAGCTTCAATGACGTTTTAGTTGCTTTTAAAGCAAATGGGAAAAAGTATAGTTTTAACCATGTGCCAGGAGAAGTATTTTCCAACTTCTTTGAAGGAGCCGGTGAACTTTCCAAAATGTTTGCCTATTTCGAAGCTCATACTTATATGGGTCCAAATACTGAACAGCAAATTGAATTAGCTAAAGAAATTGCTACAGAAAAGTTTACTTCTCTGAACGATTGGATTAAACAAAACACCAATTAA
- a CDS encoding SgcJ/EcaC family oxidoreductase, translating to MKKTGMALLALFFFASCNEKDNKEIDGDTTQKVEIMQKQEKQKIEALLGEYKNALNTSDAKLAQSLYTKDGIFMPTEAPSAIGSENILKSYEYIFSQIQLNIEFFIEEIEVENDFAFATTSSNGTTLIHATGDIVPEANRELFVFEKVDDDWKIARYMFNKTSPHK from the coding sequence ATGAAAAAAACAGGAATGGCGTTGCTAGCCTTATTTTTTTTTGCTTCATGCAACGAAAAGGATAATAAAGAAATAGATGGTGACACAACTCAAAAAGTAGAAATCATGCAAAAACAAGAAAAACAAAAAATTGAAGCCTTATTGGGCGAATACAAAAATGCACTCAATACCTCGGATGCAAAACTAGCTCAAAGTTTATATACCAAAGACGGTATCTTTATGCCAACGGAAGCCCCTTCAGCCATCGGCTCCGAGAATATTCTGAAATCATACGAATACATTTTCTCACAGATTCAATTGAACATTGAGTTTTTCATTGAAGAAATTGAGGTGGAAAATGATTTTGCATTCGCAACAACCAGTTCAAACGGCACGACATTGATTCATGCGACCGGAGACATCGTTCCGGAAGCCAATAGAGAACTGTTCGTTTTTGAAAAGGTTGACGATGATTGGAAGATTGCCAGATATATGTTTAACAAAACCAGTCCCCATAAATAA
- a CDS encoding zinc-binding alcohol dehydrogenase family protein: protein MKAAITTKAGAPNVIEIQEVPQPEIRPGWVLIKVKAFGLNRSELFTRRGDSPGVTFPRIQGIECVGIVENDPTNTYPKGQQVAAIMGGMGRFFDGGYAEHASVPIDIVFPFESSLPWSILGAIPEMFQTVSGSLNQALEIKPGETLLIRGGTSSIGMLACQLAKTKSLTVISTTRNPGKKQTLIENGADHVIIDDGKVSTVLKEIYPDGVNKVLELVGTKTLKDSLKCIGYKGMVCMTGILGNEWTMSEFTPMGDIPSLGRLTVYMGESKNLSRELLQEFISEVERKNIRLNIDRVFRLEQVADAHQYMEDNKAKGKIVVEI from the coding sequence ATGAAAGCAGCAATCACAACCAAAGCTGGTGCCCCAAATGTGATCGAGATTCAAGAAGTACCCCAGCCGGAAATCAGACCTGGCTGGGTGCTTATTAAAGTAAAAGCATTTGGTCTTAACCGCTCTGAACTGTTTACCAGAAGGGGGGATTCTCCAGGCGTTACCTTTCCTCGAATTCAGGGGATAGAGTGTGTCGGAATAGTAGAAAATGACCCGACTAATACCTATCCCAAAGGGCAACAAGTTGCGGCAATTATGGGAGGCATGGGCCGTTTTTTTGATGGCGGATACGCCGAACATGCATCTGTTCCAATCGATATCGTATTCCCGTTTGAAAGCTCCCTTCCCTGGAGCATTCTGGGAGCTATTCCGGAGATGTTTCAAACAGTATCAGGCTCTCTGAACCAGGCTTTGGAAATAAAACCAGGAGAGACCTTACTCATTCGGGGTGGAACCTCCTCAATTGGCATGTTGGCCTGTCAGTTAGCCAAAACCAAAAGTTTGACGGTCATATCTACAACGAGAAACCCCGGCAAGAAGCAAACACTGATCGAAAATGGGGCAGATCATGTAATCATCGATGACGGGAAAGTATCAACTGTTTTGAAAGAAATTTATCCTGACGGAGTCAATAAGGTATTAGAACTCGTTGGCACCAAAACCCTAAAAGATTCTTTGAAATGTATAGGTTACAAGGGAATGGTTTGCATGACCGGAATTCTTGGCAATGAATGGACCATGTCCGAGTTTACCCCAATGGGAGATATTCCATCTCTCGGCCGGTTAACCGTTTACATGGGAGAATCCAAAAACCTTTCCAGGGAATTGTTGCAAGAATTTATCAGCGAAGTTGAACGCAAAAATATCCGTCTTAACATCGATAGGGTTTTTAGGCTAGAGCAGGTAGCAGATGCCCATCAATATATGGAGGATAACAAAGCCAAAGGTAAAATCGTAGTAGAAATATAG
- the kynU gene encoding kynureninase, with the protein MKFTTGLAFAQAQDAQDPLRSFQNEFLYPQHEGKRAIYFCGNSLGLQPKGVKAALEKVLSQWQDKAVESWFEGEDCWMDIHKRMQAPLATIVGAKAEEVIVMNTLTVNIHLLLGSFYRPNKERFKIIMEAGAFPSDQYAVASQIARYGFDPQMAMVEVKPREGEALLRTEDILACVEEHGQETALVMFGGINYYTGQRYDMAAITTAAHQVGAYVGFDLAHAAGNVPLSLHDWEVDFAVWCSYKYLNGGPGGPSGVFLHEKHGNDPDFPRLAGWWGYKESYRFLMRKSFVPMPGAAGLQISTPQIIAFTPHLVSLEMVQRAGMAQLYQKSLQLTGYLEYLLQSLNEKGVKLQLITPSLPTERGSQLSIYLEKDGKALFDYVSSQGVICDWREDNLSHTGGGVMRVAPVPLYNTFTEVFQFVAFIESYFSLN; encoded by the coding sequence ATGAAATTTACCACTGGCTTGGCTTTTGCCCAGGCACAAGATGCGCAGGACCCTTTGAGGTCTTTTCAAAACGAATTCCTATACCCACAGCATGAAGGCAAAAGGGCGATCTATTTCTGTGGTAATTCCTTGGGATTGCAACCTAAAGGCGTCAAAGCCGCTTTGGAAAAAGTGCTGAGCCAATGGCAGGACAAGGCGGTAGAAAGCTGGTTTGAAGGCGAAGATTGCTGGATGGATATCCACAAGCGAATGCAAGCTCCACTGGCAACGATCGTTGGCGCCAAAGCGGAGGAGGTCATTGTGATGAATACCCTGACCGTCAATATTCATTTGCTGTTGGGCAGCTTTTACCGACCCAACAAGGAACGCTTCAAAATCATCATGGAAGCGGGGGCTTTCCCTTCCGATCAGTATGCGGTGGCTAGTCAGATAGCACGGTATGGGTTTGACCCTCAGATGGCAATGGTTGAAGTGAAACCGCGAGAGGGGGAAGCCTTGTTGCGTACGGAAGATATACTAGCTTGTGTGGAGGAACATGGCCAGGAAACGGCCCTGGTGATGTTTGGCGGGATTAATTATTACACGGGGCAAAGGTATGACATGGCTGCCATCACCACAGCAGCCCATCAGGTGGGCGCTTATGTAGGTTTTGACCTGGCGCATGCGGCTGGCAATGTACCCCTTTCCCTACACGACTGGGAAGTTGATTTTGCTGTTTGGTGCAGTTACAAGTATTTGAATGGTGGTCCGGGTGGCCCAAGTGGCGTTTTTTTACATGAAAAGCATGGCAATGATCCAGATTTTCCGCGCCTGGCTGGCTGGTGGGGCTACAAAGAAAGCTATCGGTTTCTGATGCGAAAGTCCTTCGTACCGATGCCTGGGGCTGCTGGCCTTCAAATCAGTACCCCCCAAATCATTGCTTTTACCCCTCATCTGGTGAGCTTAGAAATGGTTCAGAGGGCCGGCATGGCCCAACTTTACCAAAAAAGTTTACAGTTGACGGGCTATCTTGAGTACTTGCTACAGTCCCTTAATGAAAAGGGTGTCAAACTTCAGCTGATTACACCCTCCCTTCCAACCGAAAGAGGCAGTCAATTATCGATTTACCTGGAAAAAGACGGAAAAGCCCTTTTCGATTACGTTTCCAGCCAGGGCGTTATTTGTGATTGGCGGGAAGATAACCTTTCGCATACGGGAGGAGGGGTCATGCGAGTAGCACCTGTTCCTTTGTACAATACCTTTACGGAGGTTTTTCAATTTGTCGCATTCATTGAAAGCTATTTCTCTTTAAATTGA
- a CDS encoding methylated-DNA--[protein]-cysteine S-methyltransferase, with product MLAVTHYLSPFGCIEIKGNSLGIQSVKIVSKKPCPTGPIAPALKECVVQLDEYCKGKRTQFDLQLNWGDATDFNQSVWRELLKIPFGRTSSYSAIAEKIGNPTAVRAVGLANRNNPIAIIVPCHRVIAKNGDLHGYFYGLDMKRRLLEHENPLSFARQGSLF from the coding sequence ATGCTAGCAGTCACGCATTATCTTTCTCCTTTTGGTTGCATCGAAATCAAAGGGAATTCGCTGGGCATTCAATCGGTTAAAATAGTGAGTAAAAAACCTTGCCCCACTGGACCTATTGCGCCCGCCTTAAAAGAATGTGTAGTCCAATTGGATGAATACTGCAAGGGCAAACGAACGCAATTTGATCTCCAACTTAACTGGGGGGACGCAACAGATTTCAATCAATCCGTCTGGCGCGAATTGCTCAAGATTCCTTTTGGGCGGACCAGCAGTTATTCGGCTATTGCCGAAAAAATCGGAAATCCCACGGCTGTGCGAGCTGTTGGTTTGGCCAATCGCAATAATCCAATCGCCATTATAGTGCCCTGTCACCGGGTGATTGCCAAGAACGGCGACCTACATGGCTATTTTTATGGCCTTGATATGAAGCGCCGCTTATTGGAACATGAAAACCCTCTAAGTTTCGCCCGTCAAGGGAGCTTGTTTTGA